From Homalodisca vitripennis isolate AUS2020 chromosome 1, UT_GWSS_2.1, whole genome shotgun sequence, the proteins below share one genomic window:
- the LOC124362103 gene encoding ATP-dependent RNA helicase A isoform X2 encodes MGFPVKQLGRKISAREAGSNKQSASKSCALSIVRQLFHLGVIEAFSGTLKKNKDAEQMPPYEVMVAPELEAQVYEVLGDLKIVPIKIPQDAKEPVSLLSDQVLDDFVTSKPQPAGVVSWSPPQPNWNPWTACNIDEGPLATANMDQISEDLLQGQKERLMSDSRLQNMIDQRNQLPVAAMRNEIMTAINENSVVIIRGNTGCGKTTQVCQFIMDDYIQSGQGAYCNIVVTQPRRISAVSVADRVSCERGEELGLSTGYSVRFESCLPRPYGGIMFCTVGVLLRKLENGLRGVSHVIVDEIHERDVNTDFVMVVLRDMVHTYPDVRIILMSATIDTTLFSSYFNNCPVIEVPGRAFPVQEYFLEDCVQLLKFVPPPDSRKRKSGSGDKDDGIPDEYEENLNTKVTNDYSIETQKSVAMMSEKDISYELIEALLKYIKGLGIPGAVLIFLPGWNIIFSLMKYLQQSPVFGGPGYIIIPLHSQLPREDQRRVFEPVPDNVTKIILSTNIAETSITINDVVYVIDSCKAKMKLFTSHNNMTNYATVWASRTNLEQRKGRAGRVRPGFSFHLCSRARFAKLDEHMTPEMFRTPLHELALSIKLLRLGSIPQFLSKAIEPPPIDAVIEAEVLLREMKCLDRNDELTPLGKILAKLPIEPRLGKMMILGVMFFCGDTLATVAANSSTMPEVFVTERRLTYQQRAFAGNRCSDHIAMLNAFQAWEDVRQNGPMAEENFCEHKQLSIPTLRVTWEAKKQLKDLLASTGFPEETMIPQVYNFNGPDHKLDMVIALLCMGLYPNVCFHKEKRKVLTMESKAALIHKQSVNCSNLPQTFPSPFFVFGEKVRTRAVSCKQTTMVTPIHLLLFGSRKVDYVDHVIRLDGWINLKMNPSVAAAIVALRPALESLVVRASKEPEQITEPTPLEEKVMNVIRQLCKLNAGRHNMEPIGVAGFQTRRPPREFGGMRGGMSDNGPPPKYFRGGGSPGWRGRGGDFRGSGRGGWGFRGNYSGDYGGYRGGRRGGFRGRY; translated from the exons ATGGGATTCCCTGTAAAACAACTTGGAAGAA AAATATCAGCAAGGGAGGCAGGTTCTAACAAGCAGTCGGCATCCAAGTCGTGTGCTTTATCCATTGTGAGGCAGCTGTTCCATCTGGGCGTAATTGAGGCGTTCTCTGGTACCCTCAAGAAAAACAAGGATGCAGAGCAGATGCCACCATATGAGGTGATGGTAGCACCTGAGCTGGAGGCGCAGGTCTACGAAGTCCTGGGCGATTTGAAAATTGTTCCTATTAAAATT CCACAAGATGCAAAAGAACCTGTGTCACTGCTCTCTGATCAGGTGTTGGACGACTTTGTAACCAGCAAGCCACAGCCTGCCGGTGTAGTTTCGTGGTCTCCACCCCAGCCCAACTGGAATCCCTGGACGGCTTGCAACATAGATGAAGGCCCTCTTGCCACG GCTAACATGGACCAGATCAGTGAGGATCTGCTTCAAGGCCAGAAGGAGAGGTTAATGAGTGACTCCAGGTTGCAGAACATGATAGATCAGAGGAACCAACTGCCAGTGGCCGCTATGAGGAATGAAATCATGACAGCCATAAATGAAAACTCTGTTGTTATCATTAGAGGCAACACAGGATGTGGTAAAACAACTCAG GTATGCCAGTTTATCATGGATGACTATATCCAGTCAGGACAGGGAGCCTACTGTAACATTGTGGTGACCCAACCCCGCCGTATATCTGCTGTGTCTGTGGCGGACCGTGTGTCCTGCGAGCGGGGAGAGGAACTTGGTCTCAGCACAGGCTACTCTGTGCGATTCGAGTCCTGCCTGCCCCGCCCCTATGGTGGCATCATGTTTTGTACTGTAG GTGTACTGCTGCGTAAGCTGGAGAATGGGCTGCGCGGGGTGTCACACGTTATTGTTGATGAGATCCATGAAAGAGACGTGAACACTGACTTTGTGATGGTGGTATTGAGGGATATGGTCCACACTTACCCTGACGTTCGCATCATCCTCATGTCTGCCACCATTGACACCACACTGTTCAGCTCCTACTTCAACAACTGTCCTGTAATCGAAGTGCCCGGTCGAGCCTTTCCAGTTCAAG AGTACTTTCTAGAGGATTGTGTACAATTGCTGAAATTCGTCCCTCCTCCTGATTCAAGGAAACGAAAAAGTGGTAGTGGAGATAAAGATGATGGAATTCCTGACGAATACGAGGAAAATCTTAACACCAAAGTTACTAATGATTATTCAATTGAGACACAAAAAAGTGTTGCAATGATGAGTGAAAAAGATATTTCTTATGAGTTGATTGAG GCACTGCTGAAGTACATTAAAGGACTCGGCATTCCAGGAGCAGTGTTGATCTTCCTTCCAGGTTGGAATATTATCTTCTCACTGATGAAATATCTACAGCAATCACCTGTATTTG GAGGTCCAGGCTACATTATCATTCCTCTTCACTCCCAACTACCTAGAGAGGATCAGCGACGAGTATTTGAACCAGTCCCAGACAATGTGACCAAG ATTATTCTGTCAACCAACATTGCCGAGACATCGATCACAATCAACGATGTGGTGTATGTGATTGACAGCTGCAAGGCCAAGATGAAGCTGTTCACGTCACACAACAATATGACCAACTATGCTACGGTTTGGGCATCTCGTACCAACTTGGAGCAGCGCAAAGGTCGTGCAGGTCGTGTACGTCCAGGGTTCAGCTTCCATTTGTGCAGTCGA GCAAGGTTTGCAAAGCTAGACGAGCACATGACTCCGGAAATGTTTCGCACGCCACTCCATGAGCTTGCCCTGTCCATCAAGCTGCTGCGTCTGGGTTCCATCCCTCAGTTTCTTAGCAAAGCCATCGAACCTCCTCCCATTGACGCCGTCATTGAGGCTGAGGTGCTTCTCAGAG AAATGAAATGCCTGGATCGTAATGATGAGTTGACTCCACTGGGAAAGATCTTGGCGAAATTACCCATTGAACCAAGACTGGGCAAGATGATGATTCTAGGAGTGATGTTCTTTTGTGGTGACACTCTGGCCACCGTTGCTGCCAACAGTTCAACAATGCCTGAAGTGTTTGTTACAG AACGTAGGTTGACTTACCAGCAGAGGGCATTTGCGGGTAACCGCTGCTCTGATCACATCGCCATGTTGAATGCCTTCCAAGCCTGGGAGGATGTGCGTCAGAATGGACCTATGGCCGAGGAGAACTTTTGTGAGCACAAGCAGCTCTCTATACCTACCCTCAGAGTTACATGGGAGGCCAAG AAACAACTGAAAGATTTGCTGGCATCAACTGGGTTCCCAGAAGAGACCATGATCCCACAGGTGTACAACTTCAACGGTCCAGACCACAAGTTAGACATGGTGATAGCTCTGCTTTGTATGGGACTGTATCCTAATGTCTGCTTCCACAAGGAAAAGAGGAAG GTGCTGACTATGGAGTCAAAGGCTGCATTAATTCACAAACAGTCTGTAAACTGTAGCAATCTGCCCCAGACATTCCCCTCACCTTTCTTTGTGTTCGGAGAAAAG GTGCGGACGAGAGCTGTGTCTTGCAAACAAACGACAATGGTTACACCGATCCACTTGCTGCTGTTTGGTTCTCGTAAGGTGGATTATGTGGATCACGTCATACGTTTGGATGGATG GATCAATCTGAAGATGAACCCTAGTGTGGCTGCTGCCATTGTAGCTCTGAGGCCAGCGTTGGAGAGTCTGGTGGTGAGAGCCAGTAAGGAGCCAGAACAAATCACTGAGCCCACACCACTGGAGGAGAAGGTTATGAATGTGATCCGCCAGCTCTGCAAGCTCAACGCTGGACGTCACAACATGGAGCCCATCGGAGTCGCTGG ATTCCAGACAAGAAGGCCTCCGAGAGAGTTTGGTGGAATGAGAGGAGGAATGTCGGACAACGGACCACCGCCCAAGTACTTTAGGGGAGGTGGTAGCCCTGGCTGGCGTGGTCGTGGGGGAGACTTCAGGGGCTCTGGGCGCGGGGGCTGGGGTTTCAGAG GTAATTACTCCGGTGACTATGGGGGTTACCGAGGAGGGCGACGAGGGGGCTTCAGAGGCAGATACTAG